One region of Caldivirga sp. genomic DNA includes:
- a CDS encoding adenylate kinase, which yields MRLIVVAVPGAGKSTILGIVKGKLPDVTVVNYGDYMFDVAKRRYGITHRDEMRRKLPLGEYRRVQEIAAEEIAKLPGDVLIDTHAAIRMSGGFYPGLPSRIVERLMPDAIIVLEFNPMDIIQRRMKDETLRMREKETPQEIELHQLANRHYAFAAANEAECPVYILDFHNKVQEKPFQHAEEAAEFIVNLLIKNRQSNLSML from the coding sequence GTGAGGCTAATTGTTGTTGCCGTTCCTGGTGCTGGTAAGTCTACTATACTTGGGATTGTTAAGGGTAAATTACCTGATGTAACCGTGGTCAACTACGGTGACTACATGTTCGACGTTGCTAAGAGACGCTATGGGATAACGCATAGGGATGAGATGAGGAGGAAGCTTCCCCTTGGTGAGTATAGGAGGGTTCAGGAAATAGCCGCTGAGGAAATCGCTAAGCTACCTGGTGATGTCCTAATTGATACTCATGCAGCAATCAGGATGAGCGGGGGTTTTTACCCTGGCTTACCCAGTAGGATTGTTGAAAGGCTAATGCCAGATGCAATAATAGTACTTGAGTTCAACCCAATGGACATTATTCAGAGGAGGATGAAGGATGAGACCCTTAGGATGAGGGAAAAGGAAACCCCGCAGGAGATTGAGCTGCATCAATTGGCCAATAGGCACTACGCCTTCGCAGCTGCTAATGAGGCGGAGTGCCCAGTCTACATACTTGATTTCCACAATAAGGTTCAGGAAAAGCCGTTTCAACACGCTGAGGAGGCTGCAGAATTCATAGTTAACTTATTAATTAAGAATAGGCAAAGCAACTTAAGTATGCTGTAG
- a CDS encoding DNA replication complex GINS family protein: MPSVLSVISTAVAGQGIKVIVNRDIPKVEVNGISFGGYSTGDLVTLPVPLVERLIRRRYVSLTQQDLVTIDDVRRIHWTEGKETELTKLDKLFYVKARLSALSNGQGNSRELMIALRDLVSIRLKKVLNMMSVSPSGLPQEIMDKLTIEEELLVKELTRVINPWFNMVISNE; the protein is encoded by the coding sequence ATGCCATCAGTGTTGTCGGTGATTTCAACGGCGGTGGCTGGACAGGGGATTAAGGTTATTGTCAATAGGGATATACCTAAGGTAGAGGTTAATGGAATATCCTTCGGAGGCTACTCTACAGGTGACTTAGTTACATTACCAGTACCATTGGTTGAGAGACTTATTAGGCGTAGGTATGTTTCATTAACCCAGCAGGATTTAGTTACGATAGATGACGTTAGAAGGATCCACTGGACTGAGGGTAAGGAAACTGAGTTAACTAAACTTGATAAGTTATTCTACGTTAAGGCCAGGTTAAGTGCACTAAGTAATGGTCAGGGAAACTCAAGGGAATTAATGATTGCATTAAGGGATCTGGTCTCCATTAGGCTTAAGAAGGTGTTAAACATGATGAGCGTATCACCTTCAGGCTTACCTCAGGAAATAATGGATAAGTTAACAATTGAGGAGGAGCTGCTTGTTAAGGAGTTAACCAGGGTAATTAACCCATGGTTCAACATGGTGATTAGCAATGAGTAG